A stretch of Astyanax mexicanus isolate ESR-SI-001 chromosome 21, AstMex3_surface, whole genome shotgun sequence DNA encodes these proteins:
- the LOC111197467 gene encoding GTPase IMAP family member 9-like: MAAYGSDLRMVLVGKTGSGKSAAGNLILGRKEFSVSMSSKSVTRKCEKHETTVGGRKISVVDTPGLFDTEITVDKLKAEIERCVELSVPGPHVFLLVIRLDVRFTEEERNTVKWIQENFGEEALKHTIVLFTHADALKTVQIEQYIGDDKHLKQLVAECGYHLFNNEDMENRSQVRELLKKINVLSSTYYTNKMYQAVQKRLEEEKEKKRKEEEEKRKQWEEKIRADERKKFKEKVHKQKQQNQEEE, from the exons aTGGCAGCTTATG GTTCTGATCTGAGGATGGTGCTGGTGGGTAAAACTGGATCAGGAAAGAGTGCAGCAGGAAACCTCATCCTGGGAAGAAAGGAATTTAGTGTTAGCATGTCGTCAAAGTCGGTCACCAGGAAGTGTGAGAAACATGAAACCACAGTGGGCGGCAGGAAGATCTCAGTGGTTGATACTCCAGGACTGTTTGATACTGAAattactgtagataaactgaaagcTGAAATAGAGAGGTGTGTAGAGCTATCTGTTCCTGGTCCTCATGTGTTCCTACTGGTGATCAGACTGGATGTCAGATTTACAGAAGAGGAGAGGAACACTGTGAAGTGGATTCAGGAGAACTTTGGAGAAGAAGCTTTAAAGCACACCATCGTACTGTTCACTCATGCAGACGCGTTAAAGACAGTGCAGATAGAGCAGTATATTGGAGAtgataaacacttaaaacagctTGTTGCAGAGTGCGGATATCATCTGTTTAATAATGAAGACATGGAGAACCGTTCTCAGGTCCGGGAGCTTCTGAAGAAGATTAATGTTTTATCCAGCACCTATTACACCAACAAGATGTACCAGGCAGTTCAGAAGAgactagaagaagaaaaagagaagaagagaaaagaggaggaggaaaagagaaaacaatgGGAGGAAAAGATTCGAGCAGATGAGAGAAAGAAGTTTAAGGAGAAggtacacaaacaaaaacaacagaatcaagaggaagaa
- the LOC107196967 gene encoding GTPase IMAP family member 7-like: MSEDSQTDVRIILVGKAGAGKSATGNTILDKDVFRSEMSSDSVTENCEIQHQINGDRTISVIDTPGIFGGMKGKEMTEQMQKCVEMSVPGPHAFLLVIRIGRFTPEERNAVKWIQKNFGKDASMYTIVLFTHADQLKGKPLDEFISKNRDLLLLINACGNRYLAFNNDERNDRTQVMKLLEEIDKMVEFNGGEYYTNEMFKKAQQEIKLKKYAKNTALGAGVLGGAGIIAGVVALAAPELIALSAVAAVTSGIATVGAAVGKIVYDEVAKKNN; the protein is encoded by the exons ATGTCAGAAGATTCAC AGACTGATGTGAGGATTATACTGGTGGGTAAAGCTGGAGCAGGAAAGAGCGCTACTGGAAACACCATCCTGGATAAAGATGTGTTTAGATCAGAAATGTCTTCAGATTCAGTTACGGAAAACTGTGAAATACAGCATCAGATAAATGGAGATAGAACAATCTCAGTTATTGACACTCCTGGGATTTTTGGTGGAATGAAAGGAAAGGAAATGACAGAGCAAATGCAGAAGTGTGTGGAAATGTCAGTTCCTGGTCCTCATGCGTTCCTGCTGGTGATCAGAATAGGAAGATTCACCCCTGAGGAGAGAAACGCTGTGAAGTGGATTCAGAAGAACTTTGGAAAAGACGCTTCAATGTACACCATCGTTCTGTTCACCCACGCTGATCAGCTGAAGGGGAAACCTCTGGATGAGTTCATCAGCAAAAACAGAGATCTTCTGCTCTTAATTAACGCCTGCGGAAACAGATATCTCGCATTTAATAACGATGAGAGAAATGACCGAACTCAGGTCATGAAGCTGCTGGAGGAGATAGATAAGATGGTGGAATTTAATGGTGGAGAGTACTACACTAATGAGATGTTCAAAAAAGCCCAGCAGGAGATAAAGTTGAAGAAATATgcaaagaacactgcactgggAGCAGGAGTACTAGGTGGAGCAGGAATAATAGCTGGAGTGGTTGCGCTGGCTGCTCCAGAGCTTATTGCACTGTCAGCTGTTGCTGCAGTGACTTCTGGCATAGCAACTGTTGGGGCAGCAGTAGGAAAGATAGTTTATGATGAGGTAGCAAAGAAAAACAATTAG